The Chitinivibrionia bacterium genome window below encodes:
- the serS gene encoding serine--tRNA ligase, whose product MLDIKFIRENAQKVKDVCLAKGDKADIDKIIALDDERRAILGEVETLKHKRNETSEIIAQKKKNKENADDLITEMQGVSAKIKELDEKVNSITKERDLALAWVPNIPHASVPLGKSANDNVVASECGEKPNFNFAPKDHLQISEKLKLFDFPRGAKISGSGFPVLCGAGARLNRALIQFFLDTHRQRGYTEMQPPFFVNAESAFGVGQLPKFKEQMYYMPEDDLYAIPTAELPITNLYRDEYIDEKDLPRKICAYSPCFRREAGSYGKDTKGFLRVHQFDKVELVKFAHPDNSYEELETLRADAENILQLLELPYRVLSLCDADLSFSAAKCYDLEVWAAGEKKWLEVSSCSNFEAFQATRLNIRFRRDGGKPEFIHTLNGSGLAAARILVAILENYQTEKGTVIIPKVLRPYMDGQTEIGAD is encoded by the coding sequence GTGCTTGATATAAAATTCATTCGTGAAAATGCGCAAAAAGTTAAAGACGTATGCCTTGCAAAAGGCGACAAAGCGGACATAGATAAAATTATTGCTTTGGACGACGAAAGACGGGCAATTCTCGGCGAAGTTGAAACTTTGAAGCACAAACGAAATGAAACGTCTGAGATTATCGCGCAGAAAAAGAAAAACAAAGAAAATGCCGACGACCTTATTACTGAAATGCAAGGCGTTTCCGCGAAAATCAAAGAATTGGACGAAAAAGTTAACAGTATAACAAAAGAGCGCGACCTTGCTTTGGCGTGGGTTCCGAATATTCCGCATGCAAGTGTTCCTCTCGGAAAAAGCGCGAACGATAACGTTGTCGCAAGCGAATGCGGCGAAAAGCCGAATTTCAATTTTGCGCCGAAAGACCATTTGCAGATTTCCGAAAAACTTAAGCTTTTTGACTTTCCGCGCGGCGCAAAAATCAGCGGCTCGGGATTTCCCGTTTTGTGCGGGGCGGGGGCGCGGCTTAATCGCGCGCTTATACAATTCTTTTTGGATACGCATAGGCAAAGAGGATATACCGAAATGCAACCTCCCTTTTTTGTGAATGCCGAAAGCGCGTTCGGAGTAGGGCAGTTGCCTAAATTCAAAGAGCAGATGTATTATATGCCCGAAGACGATTTGTACGCAATTCCGACTGCGGAACTTCCGATAACGAACTTATACAGAGACGAATATATTGACGAAAAAGACCTGCCGAGAAAAATTTGCGCGTATTCGCCGTGCTTTCGCAGAGAAGCAGGCAGTTATGGCAAAGACACAAAGGGATTTTTGCGCGTTCATCAGTTTGACAAAGTGGAATTGGTGAAATTTGCGCACCCCGATAATTCTTATGAAGAACTCGAAACATTGCGCGCCGACGCTGAAAATATTCTGCAACTTCTGGAATTGCCGTATCGCGTTCTCAGTCTTTGCGACGCGGATTTAAGTTTTTCCGCGGCAAAATGCTACGATTTGGAAGTCTGGGCGGCGGGCGAAAAAAAGTGGCTCGAAGTATCGAGTTGCAGTAATTTTGAGGCGTTTCAAGCGACGAGGCTCAATATTCGCTTCAGACGAGACGGAGGCAAACCCGAATTTATCCACACATTAAACGGTTCAGGACTTGCAGCTGCGCGAATTTTGGTGGCGATTTTGGAAAATTATCAGACCGAAAAAGGTACGGTGATTATTCCGAAAGTTTTGAGACCTTATATGGACGGACAGACAGAAATTGGCGCCGATTGA
- the lpxB gene encoding lipid-A-disaccharide synthase — translation MKILFSAGDVSGDNNTAGIIAELKRKYPSAQLSGLGGSAMQAAGFKSDFEFSKFNKMGYWEVIKNLPFFLAAQKKFIQKMRDEKPNALVCVDFSGFNKKLVVEANKLGIPVLWFIAPMIWVWKKEKYLRFFEKYPAHIACIFPFEPKHWSPRVKTVSFVGNPLLENLDWSAIGEKKAINPQAEFTLALIAGSREQEVRKMLPFMTECAKNLKELYPKIKIIVSKAPFSQDLYECAEGENIEFETDFLKVLQKADFALATSGTASLQLGLAGVGHIVLYKTSPLTFAIFKAIIKKKPLIGLTNIVVEKEIMPEFLQSDMAVENVVGAVQKILENPAEQEKIIAQLRELRGMLGDKKTSVEVVNLIESLI, via the coding sequence ATGAAAATACTATTTTCAGCAGGCGACGTCAGCGGCGACAATAATACCGCGGGAATTATCGCCGAACTAAAACGAAAATATCCTAGCGCTCAACTTAGCGGGCTTGGCGGATCGGCTATGCAGGCGGCGGGATTTAAGAGCGATTTTGAATTCTCGAAATTTAACAAAATGGGATATTGGGAAGTTATTAAAAATTTGCCGTTTTTTTTGGCGGCGCAAAAGAAATTTATTCAGAAAATGAGGGACGAAAAGCCGAACGCGCTTGTTTGTGTGGATTTTTCGGGCTTTAACAAAAAACTTGTCGTTGAGGCTAACAAGTTGGGAATTCCCGTTTTGTGGTTTATCGCTCCTATGATTTGGGTGTGGAAAAAGGAAAAATATTTGCGTTTTTTTGAAAAGTATCCAGCGCATATCGCCTGTATTTTTCCTTTTGAGCCGAAACATTGGAGCCCCCGCGTAAAAACGGTGAGTTTTGTCGGAAATCCGCTTTTGGAAAACTTGGACTGGTCGGCAATCGGCGAGAAAAAGGCGATAAATCCACAAGCTGAATTTACATTGGCGCTTATCGCGGGAAGTCGCGAGCAGGAAGTCCGAAAAATGTTGCCGTTTATGACAGAATGCGCGAAAAATCTTAAAGAATTATATCCGAAAATTAAAATAATTGTTTCTAAAGCGCCTTTTTCGCAAGATTTGTACGAATGCGCGGAAGGAGAAAATATTGAATTTGAAACGGATTTTTTGAAAGTTTTGCAGAAAGCCGATTTTGCGCTTGCCACATCGGGGACAGCTTCTTTGCAGTTGGGGCTTGCGGGTGTGGGGCATATTGTTTTGTATAAAACCTCGCCGCTTACTTTTGCGATTTTTAAGGCTATAATAAAGAAAAAACCGCTTATCGGGCTGACTAATATAGTAGTTGAAAAAGAGATTATGCCCGAATTTTTGCAGAGTGATATGGCTGTGGAAAACGTTGTCGGCGCGGTGCAAAAAATCTTGGAAAATCCGGCGGAACAAGAAAAAATTATAGCTCAATTGCGCGAACTGCGAGGAATGCTCGGCGACAAAAAAACAAGCGTTGAGGTGGTAAATCTTATCGAGAGCCTGATTTAA
- the rmuC gene encoding DNA recombination protein RmuC gives MTITIIFSIIGTIAIIAAILLTSQQIKTLEAAKSLAEMQRDDKQEKINELEREKALLYANLNVAEERLESQKIEIKAMQESAKNEFKVIANEILKENTKNFNEHNADKLNEILNPLRENLGEFKKKVEEAQTETTKGTAELKGIITLLSQQSRQIGEEAKNLAQALKGDNKVQGDWGEVKLKVLLDKLGFEENIHYRKQNSFKGEGSAQLRPDFIINLPENKHCIIDCKVSLTAYERYFNSEDKEEKEQALKEHIKSVNNHIKSLSGKRYEGISEINSPDFVFMFVPIEAALALAVQNNPTLIEDAAKNNVMLMSATTLLFALRTVAYILNAEKKVLDQNRNVKEIARIGGEIYEKFVGFATNMEKIGNNLGNAQTAYDAAMGQLTKKNQDGSASGVSIVGKLEVMKKLGIDTDKQISQNLLGKTES, from the coding sequence ATGACTATAACAATAATTTTCTCAATAATCGGAACTATCGCCATAATTGCGGCAATACTGCTAACCAGCCAACAAATAAAAACCTTGGAAGCGGCGAAAAGTCTGGCAGAAATGCAACGAGACGACAAGCAAGAAAAGATAAACGAGCTCGAAAGAGAAAAAGCGTTGCTTTATGCAAACTTGAATGTCGCAGAAGAAAGGCTTGAAAGCCAGAAAATTGAAATCAAGGCTATGCAAGAATCCGCAAAAAATGAATTTAAGGTTATTGCAAACGAAATTCTAAAAGAAAATACTAAGAATTTTAACGAGCATAACGCCGATAAACTTAATGAAATCTTAAACCCGCTGAGAGAAAATTTGGGCGAATTCAAAAAGAAAGTCGAAGAAGCCCAGACAGAAACAACAAAAGGAACGGCGGAACTTAAAGGTATAATAACCTTACTTTCTCAACAAAGCAGACAGATTGGCGAAGAAGCGAAAAATTTAGCGCAGGCGCTTAAAGGCGACAACAAAGTCCAAGGCGATTGGGGCGAAGTAAAGCTAAAAGTCTTGCTCGACAAATTGGGTTTTGAAGAAAACATACATTATAGAAAACAGAACAGTTTTAAGGGTGAAGGAAGCGCTCAACTTCGTCCCGATTTCATCATAAATCTTCCGGAAAACAAACACTGCATAATCGACTGCAAAGTATCTCTTACGGCATACGAGCGGTATTTTAACTCAGAGGATAAGGAAGAGAAAGAACAGGCGTTAAAAGAGCATATTAAAAGCGTAAACAACCACATAAAAAGTCTTTCGGGAAAAAGATACGAGGGAATAAGCGAAATAAACTCGCCCGATTTTGTGTTTATGTTTGTACCTATTGAGGCGGCTTTGGCGCTTGCTGTTCAAAACAATCCCACACTTATAGAAGACGCGGCGAAAAACAACGTAATGCTTATGAGCGCAACCACTTTGCTTTTTGCGCTGAGAACGGTCGCATATATTTTGAATGCCGAGAAAAAAGTGCTTGACCAAAACAGAAACGTTAAAGAAATCGCGCGAATAGGCGGCGAAATATACGAAAAATTTGTAGGTTTTGCAACAAATATGGAAAAAATCGGCAACAATTTAGGAAATGCGCAAACTGCTTACGACGCCGCAATGGGACAACTGACAAAGAAAAACCAAGACGGAAGCGCTTCGGGAGTATCTATCGTAGGAAAACTTGAAGTAATGAAAAAACTGGGTATTGACACCGATAAACAAATTTCGCAAAATCTTTTAGGGAAAACAGAAAGTTAA
- the rpsO gene encoding 30S ribosomal protein S15 → MSITKERTAELVAEFGENAKDTGNSRVQVAILTERIRNLTEHLKINKKDNHTRYGLTKLVGKRKALLDYVKANDINEYRALIEKLGLRK, encoded by the coding sequence GTGTCTATCACAAAAGAGAGAACCGCAGAGTTAGTTGCGGAATTTGGCGAAAACGCCAAGGATACGGGCAACAGCCGTGTTCAAGTTGCAATTCTTACGGAGAGAATTCGTAATTTAACCGAGCACCTTAAAATCAACAAAAAGGATAACCATACGCGCTATGGTCTTACTAAATTGGTTGGTAAACGTAAGGCGTTGTTGGATTATGTAAAAGCGAACGACATCAATGAATATCGCGCGTTGATAGAAAAATTGGGTCTGCGCAAGTAG